The proteins below come from a single Campylobacter sp. CCUG 57310 genomic window:
- a CDS encoding TRAP transporter large permease has translation MTIAFLFICLFGLMLIGVPVAISLGASTVLTMLFFTDLDVATIPQLIFDGINKFSLMAIPMFILAGNLLSKGGSARRIIDFAKSMVGHLPGGLPMSAIFACIIFAAVSGSSPATVVAIGSIMFAAIKEAGYPPSYAVGGIATAGSLGILIPPSVVMIVYGVTAEVSIGKLFMAGVIPGMLLGSMMLAQTYFGAKRLGFTAGTPEPMGERIKKFSKAFWALLIIVVVIGGIYGGIFTPTEAAAASAVYALFISLFVYRDIKIKDLWSICLDSAMTTAMIFFIITNAVVFAYLLTSEQIPQAIADAILGANIGKIGFLIFVNIILFIMGQFMEPSSVVMIMVPLLLPIALQLGIDPIHFGIVLIVNMEIGMITPPVGLNLFVASGLTGMNLKDVIMACLPWTLTLFIGLILITYIPEISLWLPNLMYGN, from the coding sequence ATGACTATAGCATTTTTATTTATATGTCTATTTGGACTTATGCTTATCGGCGTTCCCGTAGCTATCTCTCTTGGAGCAAGCACTGTTCTTACGATGCTGTTTTTTACCGATCTTGATGTAGCAACTATACCTCAGCTTATATTTGACGGTATCAACAAATTCTCTCTAATGGCGATTCCTATGTTTATCTTGGCAGGAAATTTGCTAAGCAAGGGTGGCTCGGCTAGAAGAATTATCGACTTTGCAAAGTCTATGGTAGGACACCTCCCCGGCGGACTTCCTATGAGTGCGATATTTGCTTGTATAATTTTTGCCGCAGTTAGCGGAAGCTCTCCTGCTACGGTTGTTGCTATCGGCTCCATTATGTTTGCTGCGATAAAAGAGGCAGGTTACCCACCTTCTTACGCGGTTGGCGGTATCGCAACTGCCGGCTCTTTGGGAATCCTCATCCCGCCTTCAGTCGTTATGATCGTTTATGGTGTAACGGCTGAAGTAAGTATCGGCAAGCTATTTATGGCTGGTGTTATCCCGGGTATGCTTCTTGGAAGTATGATGCTAGCGCAAACCTACTTTGGAGCAAAGAGACTTGGATTTACAGCGGGCACTCCTGAGCCTATGGGTGAGAGAATCAAAAAATTTAGCAAAGCGTTTTGGGCTCTACTTATCATAGTTGTCGTAATCGGCGGAATTTACGGAGGAATCTTTACTCCTACCGAAGCTGCGGCTGCAAGTGCCGTATATGCGCTGTTTATCTCACTTTTTGTTTATAGGGATATTAAGATAAAAGATCTTTGGAGTATCTGCCTTGACTCTGCGATGACTACAGCGATGATATTTTTCATCATCACAAACGCGGTTGTGTTTGCCTACTTGCTTACAAGCGAGCAAATTCCACAAGCCATAGCAGACGCTATACTTGGTGCAAATATCGGCAAAATCGGATTTTTAATCTTCGTAAACATTATCCTTTTCATCATGGGTCAGTTTATGGAGCCTTCAAGCGTGGTTATGATCATGGTTCCGCTGTTGCTTCCTATCGCGCTTCAACTTGGCATAGATCCGATCCACTTTGGTATCGTGCTGATCGTAAACATGGAGATAGGCATGATCACGCCGCCTGTTGGGCTTAATCTATTTGTCGCAAGCGGACTAACTGGTATGAATCTAAAAGATGTCATCATGGCTTGCTTGCCTTGGACGCTTACACTATTTATAGGGCTTATACTCATCACATACATTCCGGAAATTTCACTCTGGCTTCCAAATTTGATGTATGGAAATTAA
- a CDS encoding aminotransferase class IV, producing MNSWQKPIFLFETIKILGFTPQNLKFHERRISDSLESAKAKFDLNKLLNSPFDGVVRAKVIYDARGNLVDTKYFPYEMREFREFKLVDIAFDYSKKFLDRSDIDTAKGKFEEIIMIKNNFATDTSIANLAIFEDGWITPKAPLLKGTTRARLLEEGFLKEDDISVQRLLNAKKFAVMNAMIGFCEVKEFKFIL from the coding sequence ATGAACTCTTGGCAAAAGCCAATTTTCCTATTTGAAACGATTAAAATTTTGGGCTTTACGCCGCAGAATTTAAAATTTCACGAGCGCCGCATTAGTGATTCACTTGAGAGCGCAAAAGCAAAATTTGATCTAAATAAGCTTTTAAATTCGCCGTTTGACGGAGTCGTTAGAGCAAAAGTGATTTATGATGCAAGAGGAAATCTTGTCGATACGAAGTATTTTCCTTATGAAATGCGCGAATTTAGAGAATTTAAACTTGTTGATATTGCATTTGACTACTCTAAAAAGTTTCTTGATCGAAGCGATATCGATACTGCAAAGGGTAAATTTGAAGAGATTATCATGATAAAAAATAACTTTGCAACCGATACAAGTATCGCAAATTTAGCGATTTTTGAAGATGGCTGGATAACGCCTAAAGCCCCGCTTTTAAAAGGAACTACAAGAGCAAGACTGCTTGAAGAAGGCTTTTTAAAAGAAGATGATATAAGCGTGCAAAGGCTTTTAAATGCTAAAAAATTTGCCGTGATGAACGCTATGATAGGGTTTTGCGAGGTTAAAGAGTTTAAATTTATACTTTGA
- a CDS encoding mechanosensitive ion channel family protein, with product MKKMILAIFSFIILPLNLIAVELDDVDIVVIVRQIDKINNQIALVKAQATDKNETADANSLFKGILIKKNQLLDQIPSLLMQTKFSQEELDKFQREKSLLEAKVKKLKNNSNKRSYIQSAVGLVKMNIDEIFYSSVLNFEKLFKERAKTAKIRTAIEEALLNLQTSVYASTKEIKDIAGVEIVEESSSLFEGISLHQKTFEEILIYLKDNAELITSNYVFSELNLKTAIDFVNDKIPFSLKGVNFGKIVIILFVFLFFISFTRILSKITSALLLKLFFKGNQAAATEDKIINIIKRPMLFILALYAFDICASIVYYPLAVPLKFANYLSVVFIIAFTWLILSVLSGYGIVFISEITKKSGRKEVINLILKIIYFIIVVIALLAILSRLGFNVSAIIASLGIGGLAVALAAKDILANFFASVMLLFDNSFSQGDWIVCGDIEGTVVEIGLRKTTVRTFDNALIFVPNLKLASDPIRNWNRRRLGRRIRMNVGLEYGATSAQVKKCADDIRNMLLSHPDIAKPEDLGSNSIHSSLLYRQNMVSIDDLAGYKTNLFVVVDEFADSSINIMIYCFSKSIIWGEFLAVKQDVMLKIMDIVEANGLSFAFPSQSVYLENLKDIDKTLKELS from the coding sequence ATGAAAAAGATGATTTTGGCTATTTTTAGTTTTATTATCCTGCCTTTAAATTTAATAGCAGTAGAGCTTGATGATGTCGATATAGTCGTTATCGTAAGGCAAATTGACAAGATAAATAATCAAATAGCCTTAGTAAAGGCTCAAGCAACCGATAAAAACGAAACCGCCGATGCAAATAGTCTTTTTAAAGGAATTTTGATAAAGAAAAATCAGCTTTTGGATCAAATTCCGTCATTGCTTATGCAGACTAAATTTAGCCAAGAGGAGCTGGATAAATTTCAAAGAGAAAAATCGCTACTTGAAGCCAAGGTAAAAAAGCTCAAAAATAACTCAAACAAACGCTCTTATATACAAAGTGCCGTTGGGTTGGTTAAAATGAATATAGATGAAATTTTTTATAGTTCGGTTTTAAACTTTGAAAAGCTGTTTAAAGAGCGTGCTAAAACTGCCAAGATAAGAACGGCTATTGAAGAGGCTTTGCTAAATTTGCAAACCAGCGTTTATGCAAGCACTAAAGAGATAAAAGATATCGCCGGAGTTGAGATTGTAGAGGAGTCGTCAAGCCTTTTTGAAGGGATAAGTTTACATCAAAAAACTTTTGAGGAAATTTTGATATACCTTAAAGATAATGCTGAACTAATAACGTCAAATTATGTATTTTCGGAACTAAATTTAAAAACGGCGATAGATTTTGTGAATGATAAAATCCCTTTTAGTCTTAAGGGAGTTAATTTTGGCAAGATAGTGATTATACTTTTTGTATTTTTGTTTTTTATATCATTTACGAGAATTTTATCCAAGATCACTTCGGCTCTCTTGCTGAAGCTTTTTTTTAAGGGCAATCAAGCTGCCGCAACAGAAGATAAAATCATAAACATCATCAAAAGACCGATGCTGTTTATACTGGCTCTTTACGCTTTTGATATCTGCGCATCGATAGTTTATTATCCGCTTGCGGTACCGTTAAAATTTGCTAACTATTTGTCCGTTGTTTTTATAATCGCTTTTACTTGGCTTATCTTAAGCGTTTTGAGTGGATACGGCATAGTCTTTATCAGCGAGATAACTAAAAAAAGCGGACGCAAAGAGGTTATAAATCTGATTCTTAAGATAATTTATTTTATCATCGTCGTAATAGCGCTTTTGGCCATACTAAGCCGCCTTGGCTTTAACGTAAGTGCGATCATAGCATCTCTTGGTATCGGCGGTCTTGCAGTTGCTTTGGCGGCTAAAGACATACTTGCGAATTTCTTCGCTTCGGTCATGCTTTTGTTTGACAATTCGTTTTCGCAAGGCGACTGGATAGTGTGCGGAGACATCGAAGGAACGGTGGTTGAGATAGGGCTTAGAAAAACGACTGTGAGAACATTTGACAATGCGCTTATCTTTGTGCCGAATTTAAAACTGGCTAGCGATCCTATTAGAAATTGGAATAGACGCCGTTTGGGTAGGCGAATAAGGATGAACGTGGGGCTTGAATACGGCGCGACTTCCGCTCAGGTGAAAAAATGTGCAGATGATATAAGAAATATGCTTTTAAGCCATCCGGATATAGCAAAACCTGAAGATCTTGGCTCAAACAGCATTCATAGCTCTTTGCTGTATAGGCAAAATATGGTTTCGATTGACGATTTGGCAGGGTACAAGACGAATTTATTTGTAGTGGTCGACGAATTTGCCGATAGCAGTATAAATATCATGATATATTGCTTTTCAAAAAGCATTATTTGGGGTGAATTTTTAGCGGTTAAGCAAGATGTGATGTTAAAAATCATGGATATAGTCGAGGCGAACGGACTTAGCTTTGCGTTCCCTAGCCAAAGCGTATATCTTGAAAATTTAAAAGACATAGATAAAACATTAAAGGAGTTATCATGA
- a CDS encoding TRAP transporter small permease, with amino-acid sequence MQRFFEILDIGIASVNKTIAVVGIVAGTLLAFVNVVMRYVFNSGFSWAGEATNYLFIWSAFFAAAYGFKKGIHISVTILIEKFPPQLAKMYLIFSSVLTTAFLIFIVVYSIQYLQILHELEFMSVDLNMPQWIPMLVLPIAFLGASYRAGEKIIEISKTPADKVIRNAEAEMIHDSVVKK; translated from the coding sequence ATGCAGAGATTCTTTGAAATTTTAGATATCGGCATCGCTTCTGTAAACAAGACGATAGCCGTGGTAGGCATAGTAGCGGGGACGCTGCTTGCCTTCGTTAACGTCGTAATGCGATATGTGTTTAATAGTGGCTTTTCCTGGGCGGGAGAGGCTACTAATTATCTATTTATATGGTCTGCTTTTTTTGCAGCGGCATACGGGTTTAAAAAGGGCATACATATATCAGTTACTATTCTTATAGAGAAATTTCCTCCTCAACTGGCAAAGATGTATCTTATATTTTCAAGCGTTTTAACGACCGCTTTTTTGATTTTTATAGTGGTTTACAGCATTCAGTATCTACAAATTTTACACGAGCTTGAATTTATGAGTGTGGATCTAAATATGCCCCAGTGGATACCTATGCTAGTGCTTCCTATAGCATTCTTAGGAGCCAGCTATAGAGCAGGTGAAAAGATCATAGAGATATCAAAGACTCCTGCGGACAAAGTTATCAGAAATGCCGAGGCAGAGATGATACACGACTCAGTTGTTAAGAAATAA
- a CDS encoding aminodeoxychorismate synthase component I has product MFKDIKDRLNSVKDSPFVALLSYDTPELDIVCSPEELHKFGIKFKLNAKNDNKIKYELQKFPIEFGEYKARFDKVSSYLKSGEISLLNLCFRTRIKTNLNMDEIYAHANAKALIYKKDDFICFTPEPFIRIENGRIDTYPMKGTIDASLPNAREILLNDEKEISEQRAMVKLMQDELSGICDEVRLEKFRFIEQVGSLYQTSSHISAKLRENLGFGDVFEALLPAGSIAGAPKQKALDVIKECELNPRGFYTGIFIYFDGRVLQSFVLIRFVKCENDELYFYSGGGITAQSEAKREYNELLAKANFPI; this is encoded by the coding sequence TTGTTTAAAGATATAAAAGATAGATTAAATTCCGTTAAAGACTCCCCTTTTGTCGCTCTTCTTAGCTATGATACTCCGGAACTTGATATAGTTTGCTCGCCTGAGGAATTGCATAAATTCGGTATCAAATTTAAACTAAATGCCAAAAATGATAATAAAATCAAATACGAACTGCAAAAATTTCCGATAGAATTTGGCGAGTATAAAGCCAGATTTGACAAAGTATCGTCTTATCTTAAAAGCGGCGAGATCAGTCTTTTGAATTTGTGTTTTAGGACTAGGATAAAGACAAATTTAAACATGGATGAAATTTACGCTCACGCAAACGCAAAAGCGCTCATTTACAAAAAAGATGACTTTATATGTTTTACGCCCGAGCCTTTTATAAGGATTGAAAACGGACGTATCGACACCTATCCGATGAAGGGAACTATCGATGCTAGTTTGCCAAACGCAAGAGAAATTTTGCTAAATGACGAAAAAGAAATTAGCGAGCAAAGAGCGATGGTAAAGCTTATGCAAGATGAGCTTTCAGGTATCTGCGATGAGGTTAGGCTTGAGAAATTTCGCTTTATCGAGCAGGTTGGATCACTTTATCAGACAAGTTCGCATATCAGCGCTAAACTGCGCGAAAATTTGGGCTTTGGAGATGTGTTTGAAGCGCTTTTGCCGGCCGGTTCTATCGCCGGAGCTCCAAAGCAAAAAGCGCTTGATGTGATCAAAGAGTGCGAGTTAAACCCGCGCGGATTTTATACGGGAATTTTTATCTATTTTGACGGGCGAGTTTTGCAAAGCTTTGTGCTTATAAGATTTGTAAAATGCGAAAATGACGAGCTTTATTTTTATAGCGGTGGCGGAATTACTGCTCAAAGTGAAGCTAAAAGGGAGTATAATGAACTCTTGGCAAAAGCCAATTTTCCTATTTGA
- the sodB gene encoding superoxide dismutase [Fe] encodes MFNLRKLPFDPASNAIVSSDTCSYHYGKHHQAYVTNLNNLVKGTEFEKAGLYDILMKSSGGIFNNAAQVYNHDFYWDCIARKSEMSAELKARLEKDIPNFKEEFLKAATTLFGSGWAWLVYNPNSDKLEIVQTSNAATPPTTGLVPLLVVDVWEHAYYIDHKNARPAYLERFYENINWDFVSVAYEWALKEGLGSVKFYINDIHPATCGSGCGCR; translated from the coding sequence ATGTTTAATCTTAGAAAATTACCATTTGATCCCGCATCAAACGCAATCGTTAGCAGCGACACCTGTAGCTACCACTACGGCAAGCACCACCAAGCTTATGTTACAAATTTAAATAACCTTGTAAAAGGCACAGAATTTGAAAAAGCCGGGCTTTATGATATCTTGATGAAAAGCTCAGGCGGTATCTTTAACAACGCCGCGCAGGTTTATAATCACGACTTTTATTGGGATTGCATTGCGCGCAAAAGCGAAATGAGCGCAGAGCTTAAAGCTCGCCTTGAAAAAGATATCCCAAATTTCAAAGAGGAGTTTTTAAAAGCCGCTACGACGCTATTTGGTTCAGGCTGGGCGTGGTTGGTTTATAATCCAAACTCAGACAAGCTTGAGATAGTTCAGACTTCAAACGCCGCAACACCTCCTACGACAGGTCTTGTGCCGCTTCTTGTTGTGGACGTTTGGGAGCATGCTTACTATATCGATCATAAAAACGCTCGCCCTGCGTATTTGGAGAGATTTTATGAAAATATCAACTGGGACTTCGTCTCCGTAGCTTACGAGTGGGCTCTTAAAGAGGGTCTTGGCTCCGTTAAATTTTACATTAATGACATCCATCCTGCAACTTGCGGAAGCGGTTGCGGCTGCAGATAA
- a CDS encoding DctP family TRAP transporter solute-binding subunit, protein MKLKLLSALFLTCALAGSAFAAQKVYTIKFAHVVAPTTPKGKAADFFAKRVEELSKGAIKVQVFPSAQLIDDDRVFGALKLGNVQMAAPSFSKFTPIVPQFQLFDLPFIFKDEAHLHKVQDGEVGKALKDLVSKKGFVALDYWDAGFKHFSSSKKAIVEPTDASGQKFRIQSSKVLEEQFKVVGGNPQVLPFSEVYSALQQRVVDATENPLSNFYNSKFHEVQSSLTLSSHGYLGYLVVISEKFWKSLPEDMKKHVNQAMTEATAYEREETAKEDAHIVEMLEKYASETKKLEILKLDEAQKAKWAEVMKGIYPNFYKVIGQDLIEKTINTK, encoded by the coding sequence ATGAAACTTAAACTTCTCTCCGCACTTTTCTTAACTTGTGCGCTTGCGGGCAGCGCTTTTGCAGCTCAAAAAGTTTATACTATAAAATTTGCTCACGTTGTAGCCCCTACAACCCCAAAAGGTAAGGCGGCGGACTTCTTTGCCAAACGCGTTGAAGAGCTTAGCAAGGGAGCTATCAAAGTTCAAGTTTTCCCTTCGGCTCAGCTAATCGATGATGACCGTGTATTTGGCGCACTTAAACTAGGCAACGTTCAAATGGCGGCTCCAAGCTTTTCTAAATTTACGCCTATAGTTCCGCAGTTTCAGCTGTTTGACCTACCGTTTATATTCAAAGATGAAGCACACCTTCACAAAGTTCAAGACGGTGAAGTCGGCAAAGCTTTAAAAGATCTAGTTTCAAAAAAAGGCTTTGTAGCGCTTGATTACTGGGATGCGGGATTTAAGCATTTTAGCTCAAGCAAAAAAGCTATCGTTGAACCAACAGACGCAAGCGGACAGAAATTTAGAATCCAAAGCTCAAAAGTTCTTGAAGAGCAGTTTAAAGTAGTTGGCGGAAACCCGCAAGTATTGCCGTTTTCAGAAGTTTATTCAGCACTTCAACAAAGAGTTGTAGATGCGACAGAAAACCCGCTTTCAAACTTCTATAACTCAAAATTCCATGAGGTTCAAAGCTCACTTACTCTTTCATCTCACGGATACTTGGGATATCTAGTAGTAATCAGCGAGAAATTCTGGAAGAGCCTACCTGAAGATATGAAAAAACACGTAAATCAGGCAATGACAGAGGCTACTGCTTATGAGCGCGAAGAAACCGCCAAAGAAGATGCGCACATAGTTGAGATGCTTGAAAAATACGCAAGCGAAACTAAAAAACTTGAGATTTTAAAGCTTGATGAAGCTCAAAAGGCTAAATGGGCGGAGGTTATGAAAGGAATTTATCCGAATTTCTATAAAGTCATAGGACAAGACCTAATCGAAAAAACTATAAATACAAAATAG
- a CDS encoding FAD-dependent oxidoreductase, which translates to MSNHYDVLVVGGGISGTALFYELARYTDIERMALLEKYPACATLNSKGTSNSQTIHCGDIETNYTFQKAKTVKKSADMIVRYGLMHGYENKFMFAHQKMVIAVGEMECEAIKDRFDKFKELYTSLEIFDKEMLKKIEPLVVQGMDGDDRKERILAMGVTGGEYTTVDFERMSNSLIKHAKEENKTTDVFFDAWVSSIKNQGDRYLVQTRDGRKFSANYVVVNAGAHSLYLAHMMGLGLEFSCLPIAGSFYMSKKRLLRGKVYTVQNPKLPFAAIHGDPDILADGLTRFGPTALVLPKLERYRGNSTVVDFVRSLRLDSSVMSVLTGLFKDGDIREYVMRNFAYEVPMINKILFVKAARKIVPSLKSDDVYYARNFGGVRPQVIDKKSKELMLGEASINTGDGIIFNMTPSPGATSCLANACRDAKRVCEFLGNKFDEDRFNFELVG; encoded by the coding sequence GTGTCAAATCACTATGATGTTTTGGTTGTGGGCGGAGGAATTTCAGGGACGGCTCTATTTTACGAGCTTGCACGTTATACGGATATAGAGCGTATGGCGCTTTTAGAGAAGTATCCCGCTTGTGCGACTCTAAATTCAAAAGGCACGAGCAACTCGCAGACTATTCACTGCGGCGACATAGAGACTAATTATACTTTCCAAAAAGCAAAAACCGTCAAAAAATCAGCCGATATGATCGTAAGATACGGCCTTATGCACGGCTATGAAAACAAATTTATGTTTGCTCATCAAAAAATGGTTATCGCAGTAGGTGAGATGGAATGTGAAGCGATAAAAGACAGGTTTGATAAATTTAAAGAGCTTTATACTTCGCTTGAAATTTTCGATAAAGAAATGCTAAAGAAAATCGAGCCTTTGGTAGTGCAAGGTATGGACGGAGATGACCGAAAAGAGCGGATCTTAGCCATGGGAGTAACCGGCGGCGAGTATACGACTGTTGATTTTGAGCGGATGTCAAATAGTCTTATAAAGCACGCAAAAGAAGAAAACAAGACCACCGATGTGTTTTTTGACGCTTGGGTGAGCAGTATCAAAAATCAAGGCGACAGGTATCTGGTTCAAACTCGCGACGGACGCAAATTTAGCGCAAATTACGTGGTTGTAAATGCCGGTGCGCATTCGCTTTATCTTGCTCACATGATGGGACTTGGGCTTGAATTTAGCTGTTTGCCTATCGCGGGAAGCTTTTACATGAGCAAAAAGCGGCTGTTAAGAGGCAAGGTATATACCGTGCAAAATCCAAAACTCCCATTTGCCGCTATCCACGGCGACCCTGATATCCTAGCCGATGGGCTTACGAGATTTGGTCCTACTGCTCTTGTGCTGCCTAAACTTGAGCGCTACCGAGGAAATTCGACGGTTGTTGATTTTGTAAGAAGCTTGCGACTTGACTCAAGTGTGATGAGTGTGCTTACGGGGCTTTTTAAAGATGGCGATATAAGAGAGTATGTGATGAGAAATTTCGCCTATGAAGTGCCTATGATAAATAAAATTTTATTTGTAAAAGCGGCAAGAAAGATCGTGCCTTCGCTTAAAAGCGATGATGTTTATTATGCTAGAAATTTTGGCGGAGTTCGCCCGCAGGTGATCGATAAAAAGAGCAAAGAGCTGATGCTTGGAGAGGCTAGTATAAACACAGGCGATGGGATTATCTTTAATATGACGCCAAGCCCGGGAGCTACAAGTTGTCTGGCAAATGCCTGTAGAGACGCTAAAAGAGTGTGCGAATTTTTAGGCAATAAATTTGACGAGGATAGATTTAACTTTGAGCTTGTAGGCTAA
- a CDS encoding ribonucleoside triphosphate reductase, whose translation MKQILKRDGTRQEYLPYKIQDAIKKAFESESKEYDDKIFAYVMQDVAQKDLITVEDVQDYIEKALFEAGHFDVMKSFMLYRHTHKMQREQILGLNEDTTYINSTQTINEYINGTDWRISANSNTSYSNAGLINNTAGKVIANYWLDAIYSKEEGIAHRNGDYHIHDLDCLTGYCAGWSLRALLNEGFNGVRGRVESRAPKHFREALSQMANFLGILQSEWAGAQAFSSFDTYLAPYVFKDKLSDTEIKKAITSFIFNLNVPARWGQSPFTNVTIDITCPSDLKDQIPTSTDIHLFSNLDDEELNKLAKERGFNKLTDMTYGAFEPEMARIDKAFYEILTTGDKCSQPFTFPIPTVNITEDFNWDSEVAQILFENTAKMGSSYFQNFIGSQYKFDENGNRVPNESAYKPGHVRSMCCRLQLDLRELLKRGGGLFGSAEMTGSIGVVTINLARLGYLYKGDKKGLYTRLEYLLNLAKSTLEKKRKFIQEMYDRGLYPYTARYLKHFNNHFSTIGINGMNELLRNFTNDKEDVSTEFGREFALEMVDYLRSKIRQFQESTGNLYNLEATPAEGTTYRFAKEDKKRYPDILQAGMGENIYYTNSTQLPANFTDDAFEALDLQDELQSAYTGGTVFHLYMKERISSPEACKDLVRGIVNNYRLPYITITPVFSVCSKHGYIAGEHEYCPICDEELMRQLQKA comes from the coding sequence ATGAAGCAAATTCTAAAGCGCGACGGCACAAGGCAAGAGTACCTTCCTTATAAAATTCAAGATGCGATCAAAAAGGCTTTTGAGAGCGAAAGTAAGGAGTATGACGATAAAATTTTCGCCTATGTGATGCAAGATGTCGCGCAAAAGGATTTGATCACCGTTGAAGATGTGCAAGACTACATCGAAAAAGCCCTTTTTGAAGCAGGACACTTTGACGTCATGAAGAGTTTCATGCTTTATCGCCATACGCATAAAATGCAGCGCGAGCAAATTTTAGGGCTTAATGAAGACACCACTTACATAAATTCAACCCAAACGATAAATGAGTATATAAATGGCACGGATTGGCGAATTTCGGCTAATTCAAACACAAGTTATTCAAACGCAGGACTTATAAACAACACCGCAGGCAAGGTCATCGCAAACTACTGGCTTGACGCGATTTACTCAAAAGAAGAGGGCATAGCACATAGAAACGGCGATTATCACATCCACGACCTAGACTGCCTTACGGGGTATTGTGCCGGCTGGTCGCTTAGAGCGCTTCTTAATGAAGGCTTTAACGGCGTTCGTGGCAGGGTCGAAAGTCGCGCGCCAAAGCACTTTCGCGAAGCTCTTAGTCAGATGGCAAATTTCTTAGGAATTTTACAAAGCGAATGGGCGGGAGCGCAAGCGTTTAGCAGTTTTGACACCTATCTTGCACCTTATGTTTTTAAAGATAAATTAAGCGATACAGAGATAAAAAAGGCGATTACAAGCTTTATTTTTAATCTAAACGTTCCTGCCAGATGGGGTCAAAGTCCATTTACTAACGTTACTATAGATATCACTTGTCCAAGCGATCTAAAGGATCAAATTCCAACTTCAACCGACATACATCTATTTTCAAATTTGGATGATGAGGAGCTTAACAAGCTTGCAAAAGAGCGCGGATTTAATAAACTTACGGATATGACTTACGGGGCGTTTGAGCCTGAAATGGCGCGTATCGATAAGGCGTTTTATGAAATTTTAACCACGGGTGACAAGTGCTCGCAGCCCTTTACCTTCCCGATCCCTACGGTAAATATCACGGAGGATTTTAACTGGGATAGCGAAGTGGCTCAAATTTTGTTTGAGAATACTGCGAAAATGGGCTCAAGCTACTTTCAAAATTTCATCGGTTCTCAGTATAAATTTGATGAAAACGGCAATCGCGTTCCAAACGAAAGCGCTTATAAGCCAGGACACGTTCGCTCGATGTGCTGTCGCTTGCAGCTTGATCTAAGAGAGCTTTTAAAGCGTGGCGGAGGGCTATTTGGAAGTGCCGAGATGACGGGCTCAATAGGCGTAGTTACTATAAATTTAGCGCGCCTCGGGTATCTTTATAAAGGCGATAAAAAGGGGCTTTATACAAGGCTTGAGTATCTGCTAAATTTAGCCAAATCAACCCTTGAAAAGAAGCGCAAATTTATCCAAGAGATGTATGATCGCGGACTTTATCCATACACGGCTCGCTATTTAAAGCACTTTAACAACCACTTTAGCACTATCGGTATTAACGGAATGAACGAGCTTTTAAGAAATTTTACAAACGATAAAGAGGATGTTTCTACGGAATTCGGACGAGAATTTGCACTTGAGATGGTTGATTATCTGCGCTCTAAAATTAGGCAGTTTCAAGAGAGCACGGGAAATCTTTATAACCTTGAAGCAACTCCTGCGGAAGGCACTACATACCGCTTTGCCAAAGAAGACAAGAAGCGCTATCCTGATATCTTGCAAGCGGGCATGGGTGAAAATATCTACTACACCAACTCAACTCAGCTTCCTGCAAATTTCACAGATGATGCTTTCGAGGCACTTGATCTGCAAGATGAGCTTCAAAGCGCTTACACGGGCGGAACGGTCTTTCACCTTTATATGAAGGAGCGCATCAGCTCGCCTGAAGCGTGCAAGGATCTGGTGCGCGGCATCGTAAATAACTACCGCTTGCCGTATATCACCATCACGCCTGTCTTTAGCGTCTGCTCAAAGCATGGATATATCGCGGGCGAGCATGAGTATTGTCCGATTTGTGACGAGGAGTTGATGAGGCAACTTCAAAAGGCTTAA